ACCCTCCTGTGCCTGTGGTAATATAAAAAGGTCCTTCAAAAATGAAAGATTCTTCTGTGACTGATCATTTTAATATTATCTTAATCTATCTTTGGTCCTTCCGCAAAGGACATGAGGTGTGCAGAAATTGATGACGTTCTTCCAGATGGATATAGAGTGAGGAAAGGGGATAATGTCTACTACATAGCCTATGCAATGGGAAGGATGACTTACATTTGGGGTCAAGATGCTGAGGAATTCAAGCCAGAGAGATGGCTTAAGTACGGCGTGTTCCAACCCGAATCACCATTCAAATTCATAAGCTTTCATGTTTGTACACGCTCTTTCTGACAAACTATGTGGCCATTATTTTCTAATGCCTGaggtgtgtgttttctttctttactaatTACTGTGTATGTAGGCTGGTCCAAGAATCTGTCTTGGCAAAGATTTCGCATACCGGCAAATGAAGATAGTATCAATGGCTCTTGTGCACTTCTTTCGCTTCAAAATGGCTGATGAGAAGAGCAATGTGTGTTACAAGAGAATGCTTACACTTCATGTCGAAGGAGGACTCCATCTATGCGCAATCCCAAGGACAAGTACTTGAACCTACCAGAACACTTGCAAGAACACCTCGGATAAACTCTTCGTATCTATACTGTATAGTCTGTATTGTAGTATACTCAGTTAAAGCAAACTGTTATATCTATACTGTATTGTAGTATACTCAGTTAAAACAAACTCTTTCGTATCTATACTGTTTTGCCTTTTGTAATATTTGGTTACGTGCTACTAAAGAAAGTTGAGGCCCTAATTCATATAGTatgatttttgttattgttacaTGAGCAAACATCAATACGACCAAATCAGTTTCACTCACCACGATTTGTTTGGATGTCGAATTCATCATGCTCGAGAGAAATACAAATCgaatcaaatcaagaagaacTGAATGAAGAATAGGTTGACTTCTTGTGTTATTGCGACCGTTACAATATTATATCTCTATAtctatcttctttctctttcttctttagctAATGTAGTTGActtccaaagaaacaaaaaaaaggaatggaGATTTTGAGGAGCATAGCTATTACAGTATTAGCAGCGACCATCATCGTTCTTtctttcacattcaatctcaCGATCAAAATCTTCACCGGAAAATCAAGAAACGACAAGAGATATGCTCCGGTACATGCCACGGTCTTCGATCTTTTCTTCCACAGCCATGAGTTATATAACTACGAGACAAAGATCGCGAGGACAAAGCTTACTTTCAGGTTCTTGAGTCCGGGACAGAGCGAGATATTTACTGCAGATCCTCGGAACGTGGAGCATATTCTCAAGACAAGATTCCATTACTATAGTAAAGGACCAAGTACTCGTGAAAATCTTGCGGATCTTTTGGGGCATGGGATATTTGCTGTTGATGGTGAGAAATGGAAACAACAGAGGAAGCTTGTGAGCTTTGAGTTCTCTACTAGGGTTTTAAGAGACTTTAGCTGCTCTGTTTTTAGGAGAAATGCGTCAAAGCTTGTTGGTTTTGTCACGGAGTTTGCTCTCTCTAGAGAAGCTTTTGATGCTCAAGTAAGTTTCGAATCAAAGCTAACAGACCAAACTCACTATTTCCAAAAACTCAAGGatgctattttgttttgtaggatATGTTGATGAGATTTACACTGGACTCCATCTTTAAAGTTGGGTTTGGTGTTGAGTTAAGATGTTTGGATGGGTTTAGCAAAGAAGGGGAAGAGTTCATGAAAGCTTTTGATGAAGGTAATGTTGCAACTAGCTCCAGATTCACCGATCCACTTTGGAAGCTGAAACGTTTTCTCAACACTGGATCGCAATCAAGACTCAAGAAGAGCATTGCTACTATAGACAAGCTTGTCTACAGTCTCATTACCACTAAAAGGAAAGAGCTTGCAAAGGAACAGAGTACTGTAAGTTCTCTAAAGTTTTACCCTCTCTTTTTGTTGtcgtttttaactttttacttGGCTTGTCCTTAGGCTGTTAGAGAGGACATACTATCGAGATTTCTTGTGGAGAGTGAGAAAGATCCGGAGAACATGAACGATAAGTACCTGAGGGATATAATTCTGAGCTTCATGATTGCTGGGAAGGACACAAGCGCTGCATCACTCTCTTGGTTCTTGTACATGCTCTTCATAAACCCACTTGTTCTGGAGAAAGTCGTACAAGAAATAAGAGATGTGACATCAAGTCACGAGAAAACAACCGATGTTGATGGTTCCGTTGAAAGTATAAACGAAGAGGCTCTTGATCAGATGCACTATCTCCATGCAGCCTTGTCTGAGACCTTGCGGCTTTACCCTTCTGTGCCTGTGGTAAAATAAACCGACCCTAAAAGATTCTTTTGTGATCGAACATTTAAGGAGCTAAAGGAACCAAATAATGGGGATTAAAgattttcttaatcttttcttGGTCCATTTTAAAGGACATGAAGTGTGCAGATAGTGATGACATTCTTCCAGATGGCCAGAGTGAACAAAGGTGATAATATCTACTACATAGCCTATGCGATGGGTAGGATGACTTACATTTGGGGTCAAGATGCTGAGGAATTCAAGCCAGAGAGATGGCTCAAGGACGGCGTGTTTCAACCCGAATCACCATTCAAATTCATAAGCTTTCATGTTTGTACACTCTCTTGCAGACCAGCTACGTGGTTAAGAGTAAGAATTTTGTTCCTTATGagatgttttctttctttattgtgTATGTAGGCTGGTCCACGAACCTGTCTTGGCAAGGATTTCGCTTACAGGCAAATGAAGATAGTATCAATTGCCCTTTTTCACTTCTTTCGCTTCAAAATGGCTGATGAGATGTGCAATGTCCGTTACAAGAGAATGCTTACACTTCACATCAAAGGAGGACTTCATCTCTGTGCAATCCCAAGGACACACATTTGATTTAACCAGAACAGTTGCCAATAGTGTCTGGTTCATGTAACCTTAAAACTGAGTGTCTGTTTCATGTAACCTCAAAACTTAATGTGTAAAAAACTGAGTCAGACAAAGATGCTCGACAAAAATGGAATCAGACATCCAAAATTTTCCTTGTGCTATATAAGCCTCTTTTAAAGATATTTGAATGACTCAACTATCATATTAGAATCCGTAGAAAAGGACACAATATCGTATAATTTTACAGCCAgctagtacaaaaaaaaaagtagataagTTGCATTACAAAATTGAGTTCATAGGCCATCTTATTGCATGACCACGGCAGGAATCTGAGTACCTGGTCTTTCAGTCCATCCCTTGCGAGATCTGTAAGCATCAATGGCCTCTAATCGCTGTCTCTCCTGCGACGCACTTAGAGTAGACTTTCTTGCCTGCTAAATTAACACACACATAATCATTTGAACCAGTAGCAAAACCTATTTTCCTGAGTTTTTCTTACAGTTAGACACAATAGCAAGACTATTATTATACCTTTGGAACAACAGCCAACTTTGGTGGAGCTTGCACCACATCGCCAAATCTGATCTGTTCATGCTTCGGGAAGTTTTCTCGGAGGGTATCTTCAGTCTTGACTTgattcttcttttgcttcttagCCTCCCAATACCTGCATTAAAAAAGAGGTAGAACATTTCGATTCCTAGTCTATCAAAACTCAACACACatagcaaacaaaggatttggcCATTAACGAAAAATGAATTAAGCTTACTTCTTCTTGCGTTCTTTCCTTTTAGACTGACCATCCAACTCAGCAAGCTCCTTTTCGAAACGACGGTCACTCATTTggtttctcttcctcttcttcttcttcttcatcttctcatctcCCTTCGTCACCATtgtatcatcttcatcactctcCTAAAGGTTTCACATTCTAATTATACACTTGATTCATTTCCAAAAGCAAATAGAAGTTTTAGGTCCTTCACAGGACTCAAATTCATATCAGGACAATGAGAAAACACCATTGATTTATCTAATTGTTCCCTAAATTTCCAAAATCGAAGTTATAACACTATACCGTTGCAGTAGCAGTAGCAGTAACAGTAGCATCGACTTCGGCTTTGGtattcttcaatttcttctctaCAACAAATTGTTTAGTCGAATCTGAAGGAGGGCGACAACACAAAACAGTCACGGAGAAGAAATCAcaccaacacaaaaaaaaaaaaatcagactcAAATCGTTGTTAATTTTACCGTGGGGAGAAGGTGAGGTGTAGTTCATGAGAATACGGAGCTTAGAAGGAAGAGCATCTTGCTTCGAACGATCAGGCGGCGGCGGGAGTCTCGCCGGCCCGCCGTGTGCAGCTAAGTAgtttttctctctcctcttcttccctttccctcccatctctttctctctaaaacAAATCGAAGAGGCAGACCTAACTTTGTTGTATTCATTAAGCTTGCAGGAGAAGACGAATCTTGGCCCAGGCCCATATAATTTAGCCCAATAGCTTTGTTGTATTCATTAAGATTACAGGAGAAGACGAAGGTCGGTCCAGGCCCAATATGTAGCCcaataacatttatttttaactaactaaactatcaattatcaaaaagacaaaacagagagataagaagaataaagaaacatAACTAAGTCAAATAAAGTTGAATCTCTGTCTTTTTTGTCATCTTGGTCCCATACATAGTGCCAAATCTCAATCTGTGTGAGTTGTGACTCGTATAGGTTCCTAGGGTTTGTgtaattgagagagagagaggggggtAAGAAGGGATTTGAGATGCATAATAACTCCTCCACCTCCGGTGGTGACCTTGAAAAGCAGCAGCAGGACAAGGATGCCCAGAAGCAGAGCGAGTCTGTGAATGAAGCGCAGAGCCTCACCATCGTTGTCTGCAATGGAGATTCAAGTGGGACAGAAGTGTCTCAGATCCAGAAAAAGGTTAGCTTGTCTAGGAGTAGCAGCAGCTCTCACGAGCAGTGCAGGGTTTGtcaacaagagaaagaagaggctTTTATTGAACTTGGGTGCCATTGTCGTGGTGGTCTTGCTAAAGCTCATAGGTCTTGTATTGATGCTTGGTTTCGCACTAAAGGTTCTAATCAGTGTGAGATCTGTCAAGTTGTGGCTGTCAACGTCACACCTCCGGAGACACAACCAACTACGAATTACTGGGTTTGGAGGATTGATCCTAGCTATAGACAAGAAGAGCGTGAGAGAGGATGTTTTAGTCCGCTTTGGGTTGCGTTCTCAATTCTCATTGGTGGTCTAATGCTTGATGTGTTAATATCCATTACACTTGGGGTCTCTGCTCTTCCGGTTAACATCATTATTGGAGTCATAGTGGTGCTTGGTCTAGGAACTGCGCTAAGGCTGACTTTGGAGTTCTGTTATGAATGGAGCTTGAGAAGAGCGGTGCAGAGGGCGGTGCAGAGGGCGGAAGCAAACaactttaataataatattgcgTATCCACCTGCTTTGTAGGGGGAGAAACTAtgtcaaagttaaaaactcgtGTGTATGTTAAAGTTTTATGAGACGTGTAGAATTACAATGCTAAATTTGTTTGGGGAGAAAGAACGCAAAGATGGCAAGTTTTAAGTTTCTCTTTTTAAGGCATattagaagaaaatgaagtaaaaCTTCGAAACATGAGATAAGAgacaattgtttttttactataaaagtCTAACGAAGTTTTTTGGCTTGTATCTCAAAATAAATGCACGAGGAATAAATTTGCTCTgtataaatgaatatatattaaaatcatcaGTAAAGAGGCCATTTATCACAGACATAACCAACAAACTCAATGgggggagagaaaaaaaaaggaagcttcGGTGTGTATACCTCGCCAATCTCAACAAGCCTTCGATCTCTCTATAAACCATCtccacaaaaaaaactattgaccGAAGAAATCAGAACAAAATAATGACACGGGGGCAGATGAAACGGAACCACTTTACTGGGACTAACCATACTTACATATGTTACAGACGAACAAACATGTTCACAATTTGAGTTTAAGATTTCCACGGCTTGCTACTTCACCTTAGACTTCCGAGTATTCAAACCTGAGATTTTCTGCCAATTTTTTCTTGCCGTTTGTATCAATCAGGTCTGATTCTATACTTTCATTCCCACCCGAGCTTCAGCATCTGATCCACCACCTTTAAGCTTAACTGCAGGGATACATCTTTTATCATAAACTATGTCAATCATAGAAACTTTAGTGTATTGATAAACTGACGTAGAACCCATCAAGGATGCTGGATTTTATGGAGACTTACTAATAGTTCATAGCAATTGACTCATCTGAACCTAAACACTCtcaaaatgattaaaacttaCAGCTGGATCAGTGAAGATAATCAACTGTTTATCTTCCGTGGATACTAATAGGTTTGTGTTGTCAACGTTCAGAGTCAGTGCCCTTATATCCTGGCCTTGACCAAGCTTAAGCACATGGAATACCTACAAGACAAGCATAACAGGTTATTTAGACCAGAAAATTAGCGCCCGTGAATTAGTTTACCTCTTTAAGGAGTGTTCATATTATACCTTTAGTGTGTATAAGTTGAGGAAGCAAATTGAAGGAGATGGAACATCCAGTCTTTCAATTTCGTTGCCATCTTTTGATGTATCGTTACTGCTCGACAAGTCCATGCTGGAACATGAGTTCATCCCAATCAACGCATTTTGACCATCCATAGATATTTCCATGCAACTTATGCTACAAGAGAAAGGAAGTTTTGCTTTTGCGATCAGAACCCCGTTAATGGTGAACACGCTAATAGAACCTTCCAAACTCATCCATGCCATTATAATCCCATCAGATGAAATGCAGAGAGAATCAGCGGTCACACCAACTAATCGTCTGATCAGCCGTCCTTTTCTAATGGAATGCAATAGAACATCTGAGGACTCAGAAGACGAAACAACGACTCCTTGATCTGAGCTGACACAACAACAAATTATTTCTCTTCGATGGCCACGGAGCACTTGTATCGGCCCTTCAATACGACACTTTTTGCCTTTGTTTGCCAATGAGTTGGCCAGATTCGTGTTGCTGGCGGAGGAGGGCGCACCGGAGCCAGTTGATGGCTCAGACACGCTTGTTCGAGAAGTAAAGGCCTTGtgaattctccacagcaaaacAGTACTGTCTCGTGAACCCGTCACAAGGAAGTTGTTGTCTGGAGACAGAGCCAGACATGTAACAGGGGCACAGTGCCCAAAAGCTGTTTCCAGAGTTTTTGCTCCATCAGATGAGACCAGCTTGATACTGTTATCCGCATGTCCACCTATTATCAAACACATGATTTCCGTAAATACATTACCATCAAACTTAGGACCGTATAAATGCTTGCTTATTACCTGTGATTATTTCCCCGTCGCTTGTAATAACAACAACGGAGGAACTTCTGATTCCTGATGCGGCAAATGCCTGTGCCTGAGGAAATTGCCAGTCACCAGTTCCAGAACTAGCTGGACCCTTGAACATGCGCATCAATGATCCACTAGTTGAAGTCGCTGTTGCCTTCCCATGATGAAAGAGGAAAGGAGTACCTTGGCCATCAGGGGTGTTTGGTTGCCACTTGTGCTGGGCAACACGAGCTGCTGGCACATTCAAGTCCACAATCACAACACTATCTGAAGATGCCTGAATAGCTGAGGCTGGTAAGTTGCAGCGTTCCGGAGCTTGGACAGCATAcggttttatttcttttggatttCGAAAAATAGTCtgacaaaaattcaaaacaactGTCATGTACACGTCGTGAATTTAacatgaagaaaataaagtacAGACTACGTAAGACTTTTCTTGGTCTTAATTTCCCCGAGAATCCCCCATACTCACATAGCATGCAGTAGACAGAGAAAACCctatttattttgataaaaggTTGTAAGGAACCTATCGACCTTGAATATAGCTCACCCTCAAAGAAATGGTGTTTAAAAGAAGTATTTACTAAACTGCAAAACCAAATTGACACTAGCAGTTACCTGCATATGTAGCACATCTTTCAACGGCATCCTCTTCATGTGAGGAACAGTCAATAGCTGGGATGGTGTTTGCCCAAAATAAGCTATCT
The sequence above is drawn from the Camelina sativa cultivar DH55 chromosome 4, Cs, whole genome shotgun sequence genome and encodes:
- the LOC104784422 gene encoding cytochrome P450 704C1-like, with amino-acid sequence MEILRSIAITVLAATIIVLSFTFNLTIKIFTGKSRNDKRYAPVHATVFDLFFHSHELYNYETKIARTKLTFRFLSPGQSEIFTADPRNVEHILKTRFHYYSKGPSTRENLADLLGHGIFAVDGEKWKQQRKLVSFEFSTRVLRDFSCSVFRRNASKLVGFVTEFALSREAFDAQDMLMRFTLDSIFKVGFGVELRCLDGFSKEGEEFMKAFDEGNVATSSRFTDPLWKLKRFLNTGSQSRLKKSIATIDKLVYSLITTKRKELAKEQSTVSSLKFYPLFLLSFLTFYLACP
- the LOC109125098 gene encoding cytochrome P450 704C1-like, with protein sequence MNDKYLRDIILSFMIAGKDTSAASLSWFLYMLFINPLVLEKVVQEIRDVTSSHEKTTDVDGSVESINEEALDQMHYLHAALSETLRLYPSVPVIVMTFFQMARVNKGDNIYYIAYAMGRMTYIWGQDAEEFKPERWLKDGVFQPESPFKFISFHAGPRTCLGKDFAYRQMKIVSIALFHFFRFKMADEMCNVRYKRMLTLHIKGGLHLCAIPRTHI
- the LOC104793509 gene encoding uncharacterized protein LOC104793509 isoform X2 produces the protein MGGKGKKRREKNYLAAHGGPARLPPPPDRSKQDALPSKLRILMNYTSPSPHDSTKQFVVEKKLKNTKAEVDATVTATATATESDEDDTMVTKGDEKMKKKKKRKRNQMSDRRFEKELAELDGQSKRKERKKKYWEAKKQKKNQVKTEDTLRENFPKHEQIRFGDVVQAPPKLAVVPKARKSTLSASQERQRLEAIDAYRSRKGWTERPGTQIPAVVMQ
- the LOC104793509 gene encoding uncharacterized protein LOC104793509 isoform X1; protein product: MGGKGKKRREKNYLAAHGGPARLPPPPDRSKQDALPSKLRILMNYTSPSPHDSTKQFVVEKKLKNTKAEVDATVTATATATESDEDDTMVTKGDEKMKKKKKRKRNQMSDRRFEKELAELDGQSKRKERKKKYWEAKKQKKNQVKTEDTLRENFPKHEQIRFGDVVQAPPKLAVVPKQARKSTLSASQERQRLEAIDAYRSRKGWTERPGTQIPAVVMQ
- the LOC104783114 gene encoding uncharacterized protein LOC104783114 gives rise to the protein MHNNSSTSGGDLEKQQQDKDAQKQSESVNEAQSLTIVVCNGDSSGTEVSQIQKKVSLSRSSSSSHEQCRVCQQEKEEAFIELGCHCRGGLAKAHRSCIDAWFRTKGSNQCEICQVVAVNVTPPETQPTTNYWVWRIDPSYRQEERERGCFSPLWVAFSILIGGLMLDVLISITLGVSALPVNIIIGVIVVLGLGTALRLTLEFCYEWSLRRAVQRAVQRAEANNFNNNIAYPPAL